The genome window TCACTACCGCGTAGATGGCTCCCAGAACCGTCAGCTGGCCCGAAACGTGGCCGGAGCCGTCGACGAACTGTGGGAGGAACGCGAGAAAGAAGAGCGCGACCTGTGGATTCAGGACGTTGACGAAGACGCCCTCGCGAAACGGGCTCGTTTCGGTCTCGGGGCCGTCCTCGCGGAGGAGAGCGTCGTCACGAATCGTTCGGACGCCGAGGAATACCAGATAGCCAGCGCCGAGATACGAAACCAGTGCGAACGCGAGTTCGGAGGCACGAAACACCGCTGAGAGGCCAACGACTGCCGCAACAGTGTGGACGAGGACGCCGACGCTGATCCCCGTTGCGGAGGCGATGCCGGCTTGCCGCCCGTCACCGACGCTCCTGGTGAGCACGTAGAGCGTATCCGGGCCGGGTGAGAGGATCATCGCTCCTGCGGCGACGAGGTAGACCGCGAGCACCGCCGGATCGATGACGGCCGACGCAACAAGGTCAGTCACTCGAGGCCCCCTCCGCGGTCGGATCCCCGTTCACGTCGGCCGCAGTGAGAGCCCCAGGCCGTCGCCTCGAGTCTGCCAGGGGACAGCGGGCGTGGGTTGGCGTCTCGGCAGATCACTGCCAGGCAGTTTCTACGTTGTCGATAAAAATGACAGGGATCGGGCAAGGCCAGGGAACGGAAGGTGAGACGTAAACCGCTGGTGTCCGTAACGTCCCCTAGTTCATGGCCGAACACGC of Natrarchaeobaculum sulfurireducens contains these proteins:
- a CDS encoding LysE family translocator, with amino-acid sequence MTDLVASAVIDPAVLAVYLVAAGAMILSPGPDTLYVLTRSVGDGRQAGIASATGISVGVLVHTVAAVVGLSAVFRASELAFALVSYLGAGYLVFLGVRTIRDDALLREDGPETETSPFREGVFVNVLNPQVALFFLAFLPQFVDGSGHVSGQLTVLGAIYAVVTMAYLAGVAVGSSAVRRLLLTRPRLATGVRWLSGLILVGLGLRLLIGVFLG